One Pectobacterium cacticida genomic window, GGTAACGGTGATGGCGATGGATTCCGTGCCACGTATTTCGCGAGCGCAGTCATTAGATGCGCTCAGTTCAATGGCTAACATCGCCGGTTATCGTGCCATCGTCGAGGCCGCCCATGAATTTGGCCGCTTCTTTACCGGACAGATAACAGCCGCTGGTAAGGTTCCGCCTGCCAAAGTCATGGTTATCGGTGCCGGGGTCGCGGGTTTAGCCGCCATCGGTGCAGCGGGTAGCCTAGGCGCGATCGTTCGCGCTTTCGATACTCGCCCTGAGGTTAAAGAGCAGGTGAAAAGCATGGGAGCCGAGTTCCTCGAACTCGACTTTCAAGAAGAAGCCGGCAGCGGCGACGGCTATGCTAAGGTCATGTCCGACGCGTTTATCAAAGCCGAAATGGAGCTGTTTGCCGCACAGGCCAAAGACGTCGATATTATCGTCACTACCGCGTTAATTCCTGGCAAACCGGCACCGCGCCTCATCACTAAAGAGATGGTGCTGAGCATGAAGCCGGGCAGCGTCATTGTCGATTTAGCGGCGCAAACGGGGGGCAACTGTGAACTGACCGTCGCCGACCATGTGACCGTGACGGAAAATGGCGTCAAAATTATCGGTTACACCGATTTGCCAAGCCGCTTGCCAACACAATCTTCACAACTTTACGGTACTAACCTGGTTAACTTGCTGAAACTACTCTGTAAAGAGAAAAACGGCGAAATCAATATCGACTTTGACGATACGGTGATCCGTGGCGTGACCGTCGTTAAAGACGGTGAAATTACCTGGCCTGCACCGCCGATACAGGTTTCCGCGCAACCTCAGCAGGCTAAACCCGCACCTCAGGCGGTGAAGGAAGATGTCAAACCTGCATCGCCGTGGAAAAAATACGTGATTTTGGCGATCGCCATTGTGCTGTTTGGCTGGCTGGCTGACGCGGCCCCGAAAGAATTTTTGTCTCACTTTACCGTTTTTGCATTGTCTTGCGTGGTGGGGTACTACGTGGTGTGGAATGTCAGTCATGCTTTACACACGCCGTTGATGTCGGTCACTAACGCGATATCAGGCATCATTGTTGTCGGGGCATTGTTGCAGATCGGGCACGGCGGATGGGTATCGTTTTTCTCCTTCATCGCCGTATTGATCGCCAGCATCAATATTTTTGGTGGCTTCACCGTGACTCAGCGTATGCTGAAAATGTTCCGTAAAAACTAAGGGGTAACACATGTCTGGTGGATTGGTAACTGCTGCATACATTGTTGCCGCAATTCTCTTTATTTTTAGTTTGGCCGGATTGTCCAAGCACGAAACGTCGCAGCAAGGAAATATCTTTGGCATTTGCGGGATGGCGCTTGCGCTGATCGCGACAATTCTGGGGCCGGATTCTGGCAATGTCGGTTGGATTATTGTCGCGATGGCGATAGGGGGATCAATCGGCGTTTATCTGGCGCGTAAGGTAGAAATGACCGAAATGCCGGAACTGGTTGCCATTCTCCACAGTTTTGTGGGGCTGGCGGCAGTGTTGGTCGGCTTTAATAGTTTCCTCGATCATGGTGAAATTACCGACCCGGTAATGGTTAATATCCATTTGACGGAAGTCTTTTTGGGTATTTTCATCGGTGCGGTAACGTTCACCGGTTCGGTGGTCGCGTTCGGTAAACTGCGCGGTAAAATTTCGTCCAAACCACTGATGCTACCTCATCGCCATAAAATGAATCTGGCGGCGCTAGTAGTCTCCTTCCTGTTGCTGCTGGTTTTCGTTAATACAGGGAGCGTGGCGTTGCAGGTATTGGCGTTAATTCTGATGACAGCCATCGCACTCGTATTTGGCTGGCATCTGGTGGCATCGATTGGCGGCGCGGATATGCCGGTTGTTGTTTCCATGCTTAACTCCTATTCCGGTTGGGCAGCGGCAGCGGCGGGCTTCATGCTGAGCAATGACTTGCTGATCGTCACGGGGGCATTGGTTGGCTCGTCCGGTGCAATCCTGTCTTACATCATGTGTAAAGCGATGAATCGCTCCTTTATCAGTGTGATTGCCGGTGGTTTTGGTACGGACGGCGTTTCCTCAGCAGAGAGTGAGGAAATCGGAGAATATCGCGAGGCGTCAGCGGAAGAAGTGGCTGATTTACTCAAGAATTCAACCTCTGTCATCATCACGCCCGGGTATGGCATGGCGGTAGCGCAGGCACAATACCCTGTGCATGACATCACCGCAAAATTGCGGGCGCGTGGTATTAACGTTCGCTTTGGTATTCATCCGGTAGCAGGGCGGTTGCCCGGTCATATGAATGTCCTGCTGGCCGAAGCGAAAGTCCCTTATGACATCGTATTGGAAATGGATGAAATTAATGACGATTTCGCCGATACCGATACCGTGCTGGTGATTGGCGCGAATGACACCGTTAACCCGGCGGCACAAGAAGATCCGCACAGCCCGATTGCAGGCATGCCAGTTCTGGAAGTGTGGAAAGCGCAAAATGTCATCGTGTTTAAGCGTTCCATGAATACCGGTTACGCTGGCGTACAAAACCCGCTGTTCTTTAAAGAGAATACGCAAATGCTGTTTGGTGATGCGAAAGATAGCGTTGAGGCGATTTTGAAAGCGCTGTAAGCATTAGTGGGTAGTGAAAAATGACCAAGGGGCGAATATCGCCCCTTTTTAGATCCTCATTAGTGCCTATGTACACCATCGCCAAGGATAGCGTGAAAGCATCTTGGCATTACGCACGGAACTCCATAGGAGAAGCATCAGTTGTTTTCGTCGTCTTCCAGCGTAATCGGCGAAACAAAGTCATCCGGCTTGATCGCCAGAAGATCACACTTCAAATGATCAATTACGTGCTCAACGGTATTGCCAATAAAAGCTGC contains:
- the pntA gene encoding Re/Si-specific NAD(P)(+) transhydrogenase subunit alpha; translation: MRIGVPKERLANEARVAATPKTVEQLLKLGFVVTIEREAGKLASFDDAAYEEAGALIVDSAEVWQADIILKVNAPQDDEIELTRAGSTIVSFIWPAQNPTLLEKLAARQVTVMAMDSVPRISRAQSLDALSSMANIAGYRAIVEAAHEFGRFFTGQITAAGKVPPAKVMVIGAGVAGLAAIGAAGSLGAIVRAFDTRPEVKEQVKSMGAEFLELDFQEEAGSGDGYAKVMSDAFIKAEMELFAAQAKDVDIIVTTALIPGKPAPRLITKEMVLSMKPGSVIVDLAAQTGGNCELTVADHVTVTENGVKIIGYTDLPSRLPTQSSQLYGTNLVNLLKLLCKEKNGEINIDFDDTVIRGVTVVKDGEITWPAPPIQVSAQPQQAKPAPQAVKEDVKPASPWKKYVILAIAIVLFGWLADAAPKEFLSHFTVFALSCVVGYYVVWNVSHALHTPLMSVTNAISGIIVVGALLQIGHGGWVSFFSFIAVLIASINIFGGFTVTQRMLKMFRKN
- the pntB gene encoding Re/Si-specific NAD(P)(+) transhydrogenase subunit beta; this translates as MSGGLVTAAYIVAAILFIFSLAGLSKHETSQQGNIFGICGMALALIATILGPDSGNVGWIIVAMAIGGSIGVYLARKVEMTEMPELVAILHSFVGLAAVLVGFNSFLDHGEITDPVMVNIHLTEVFLGIFIGAVTFTGSVVAFGKLRGKISSKPLMLPHRHKMNLAALVVSFLLLLVFVNTGSVALQVLALILMTAIALVFGWHLVASIGGADMPVVVSMLNSYSGWAAAAAGFMLSNDLLIVTGALVGSSGAILSYIMCKAMNRSFISVIAGGFGTDGVSSAESEEIGEYREASAEEVADLLKNSTSVIITPGYGMAVAQAQYPVHDITAKLRARGINVRFGIHPVAGRLPGHMNVLLAEAKVPYDIVLEMDEINDDFADTDTVLVIGANDTVNPAAQEDPHSPIAGMPVLEVWKAQNVIVFKRSMNTGYAGVQNPLFFKENTQMLFGDAKDSVEAILKAL